The Pseudomonas baetica genome includes a region encoding these proteins:
- a CDS encoding IS3 family transposase (programmed frameshift): MTNSNDKSGELLGQERRRRWSPEQKLAMVRESLEPGQSVSVVARRNGINANQLFLWRKLYQDGSLSAVSAGEAVVPASELSDALKQIRELQRMLGKKTMEAEILKEAVEIARSRKLDCALTLVAGGRPVKLVSECLGVARSQLTVRIKQSVSPKTRRSRPVNDAELVAEIQQQVSELPSYGYRRVWGLLRRARETQLLPAINVKRVYRVMRDHNLLLERRIKQPGVPRRHEGRIAVQTSDTRWCSDGFEFRCEDGAKLSVTFALDCCDREAIGWVASPTGYSGDDIRDLMLESVEKRFGDQLPATPVQWLSDNGSAYTAEQTRLFARQIGLQPVTTPVRSPQSNGMAESFVKTIKRDYVAHMPKPDRETALRNLAIAFEHYNEQHPHSALNYRSPREFRRLAVASI; this comes from the exons ATGACTAATAGCAACGATAAGAGTGGTGAGCTTTTGGGCCAGGAGCGGCGGCGCCGCTGGAGCCCAGAGCAAAAGCTGGCCATGGTTCGAGAGAGCCTTGAACCAGGACAAAGCGTTTCGGTCGTGGCTCGGCGCAACGGCATCAATGCCAACCAGTTGTTCCTGTGGCGCAAGCTGTACCAGGACGGCAGTCTATCGGCGGTCAGTGCTGGCGAAGCCGTGGTGCCGGCCTCCGAGCTGAGCGATGCGCTCAAGCAGATCCGTGAACTGCAACGGATGCTGGGCAAGAAAACGATGGAAGCGGAAATCCTAAAAGAAGCCGTGGAGATCGCCCGGTCGCGAAAAT TGGATTGCGCACTCACCCTTGTTGCCGGGGGACGACCAGTGAAGCTGGTCAGCGAATGTCTCGGTGTGGCGCGCTCGCAATTAACGGTTCGAATCAAGCAATCGGTATCGCCCAAGACACGGCGAAGCAGGCCTGTGAACGACGCTGAGTTGGTGGCCGAAATCCAGCAACAGGTCAGCGAGCTGCCCAGCTATGGCTACCGTCGAGTCTGGGGATTGCTGCGTCGCGCCCGTGAAACCCAGCTGCTACCTGCGATCAACGTGAAGCGGGTTTACCGGGTGATGCGTGATCACAACCTGCTGCTTGAGCGCCGGATCAAACAACCCGGCGTGCCGCGTCGGCACGAAGGCCGTATTGCGGTGCAAACCAGCGATACGCGTTGGTGCTCGGACGGCTTTGAGTTCCGTTGTGAGGACGGCGCTAAACTGAGCGTGACCTTCGCCCTGGACTGCTGTGATCGCGAAGCCATCGGCTGGGTCGCGAGCCCGACCGGGTACAGCGGCGATGATATCCGCGACTTGATGCTGGAAAGTGTGGAGAAGCGCTTCGGTGATCAACTGCCTGCAACGCCGGTGCAGTGGCTCAGCGATAACGGTTCGGCCTACACCGCCGAACAGACGCGCCTGTTTGCTCGGCAGATCGGCTTGCAGCCGGTGACCACACCAGTGCGTAGCCCGCAGAGTAATGGCATGGCCGAGAGCTTCGTGAAGACGATCAAGCGTGACTACGTGGCGCACATGCCCAAGCCGGATCGGGAAACGGCGCTGCGTAACCTGGCGATTGCCTTCGAACACTACAACGAGCAGCATCCGCACAGCGCCTTGAACTATCGCTCACCGAGGGAGTTCAGGCGCTTGGCAGTGGCATCAATTTAA